The sequence below is a genomic window from Bacteroidota bacterium.
AATTTTGTAATGTACTGAAAACTCAAATATAAAATACTATGGGACAATCATTATCACAAATTTATGTTCATCTTACATTTGGAACTAAAAACCGTTATCCGTTCATTAAAACGAAATGGGAAAAAGAACTTCATGCTTATATGGCTGGAATTTTTAAAAATTATGAAAGCCCTGCACTAATTATTAATTCAGTTTCAACTCATATACATATTCTTTTCCGTCTTTCAAAAAATTATGCATTAGCAAAAGTTGTAGAAAATGTAAAAAAAGAATCTTCAAAGTGGGTAAAACAAAATGATATTAAGAGTTCAAAGTTCGCCTGGCAAAACGGATATGGAGCATTCTCTGTAAGTAGTTCAAATGTAGAAGTTGTAAAGAATTATATTCATAAACAAAAGGAACATCACAGAAAAATGACATATAAAGAAGAAGTCGAGAAATTTCTTAAGGAATATGATCTAATTAATTATGATGAAAAGTACTTTTGGAGATAATTTATTACACACTTTCAGTGTGTTAATTTATTTCGTTTTTCAACCAAATGCGTTGCATTTGGTTAAGATATTAAAGGCTTTCAGCCTATTTTTCTAATAGTTATACCCGAAGTTCAAAGACTGGTTATAAACAAAAGTAAGCCTGAAAGACTCCAACAACAAAACTTCAAAGACACCATAAAATCACAGACTGAAAGTCTGAAATAAAGAATATTGGACTATACTTAAACTTAGTAATTCCTTACACATTTTCAGTGT
It includes:
- the tnpA gene encoding IS200/IS605 family transposase, with the translated sequence MGQSLSQIYVHLTFGTKNRYPFIKTKWEKELHAYMAGIFKNYESPALIINSVSTHIHILFRLSKNYALAKVVENVKKESSKWVKQNDIKSSKFAWQNGYGAFSVSSSNVEVVKNYIHKQKEHHRKMTYKEEVEKFLKEYDLINYDEKYFWR